In one window of Chiloscyllium plagiosum isolate BGI_BamShark_2017 chromosome 44, ASM401019v2, whole genome shotgun sequence DNA:
- the LOC122543593 gene encoding zinc finger protein 2-like, with protein sequence MREEPVLSARGSVCEDSSKMSRRQCSHAGERLWKCEDCGKAFLDPSVLKIHQRSHTGEKPFTHSDCGMAFTRSPNLRIHQRVPTEERPFTCPVCEKAFAHSASLLIHQWVHTGEKPFTCSQCGKRFTHSSKLLEHQHVHTGARPFTCSNCGKGFTNSSKLWNTRAFTLGRDHSAALCVGRDSFGHPTCGYTSEYTWKRERSPVLNVEKYLFTHLNC encoded by the exons ATGAGGGAGGAACCCGTATTGTCTGCGCGTGGAAGTGTCTGCGAAGATTCATCTAAGATGTCCAGACGCCAGTGCAGTCACGCTGGGGAGAGACTGTGGAAATGTGAGGATTGTGGGAAGGCATTTCTTGATCCATCCGTGCTGAAAATCCACCaacgcagtcacactggggagaaaccattcactcaCTCTGATTGTGGGATGGCATTCACTCGGTCACCCAACCTGCGAATACACCAGCGGGTTCCCACagaggagagaccattcacctgcccaGTTTGTGAGAAAGCGTTCGCTCATTCAGCCAGCCTACTCATACACCAGtgggttcacactggggagaaaccattcacctgtTCTCAATGTGGCAAACGATTcactcattcatctaaactcctgGAACACCAGCATGTTCACACTGGAGCgagaccgttcacctgctccaattgtgggaaaggatttacTAACTCATCTAAACTGTGGAACACCAGGGCTTTCActctggggagagaccattcagctgctctgtgtgtgggaagggattcattcGGTCATCCAA cCTGCGGTTACACCAGCGAGTACACATGGAAGAGAGAGCGTTCACCTGTTCtgaatgtggaaaaatatttattcactcATCTAAACTGCTGA
- the LOC122543589 gene encoding zinc finger protein 23-like: MDESPLNCSDCGTCCKSPGDLKSHQHVHTEERPLKCSDCGNSYQSSGELTSHQCVHTDERPFRCSHCGKGFKCSSKLIVHQRIHTGERPFTCPECGKGFTQSFRLLRHQRIHSEEKPFQCPDCGQCYRSSEELVSHQYVHTNERPFRCSDCGTGFKRGTDLTKHQRVHTGEKPFRCSECGKGFIRSSQLLTHQQVHTGERPFKCTDCGKCCKTSGELISHQILHTDEKPFRCSHCGSQFRRSFELTVHQRVHTGERPFTCSECGKGFTQSSKLAKHQRFHTGEKPFRCSECGMAFSESAKLVKHQRFHTGDRPFRCCECGKGFTDSSDLQKHKRIHTGERPFTCTKCGKGFIDSSHLLRHQRAHTDERPFQCPECWKWYKSSEDLIRHQRAHSNERPFRCSHCSTGFKTSSELVRHKRSHTGEKPYICSECGKRFTYASSLRKHQRVHH, translated from the coding sequence ATGGATGAGAGCCCACTTAACTGCTCGGATTGCGGGACCTGCTGTAAAAGTCCTGGGGACCTGAAATCCCATCAACacgttcacactgaggagagaccgCTTAAGTGCTCAGATTGTGGGAACAGCTATCAAAGTTCAGGGGAACTGACATCCCATCAATGTGTTCACACAGATGAAAGACCATTCAGGTGCTCTCACTGCGGAAAAGggttcaagtgttcatctaagcTCATTGTACACCAGCgcattcacactggagagagaccattcacctgcccagagtgtggaaagggattcactcagtcattcaggctgctgagacaccagcggaTTCACTCTGAGGAGAAACCGTTTCAGTGTCCAGACTGTGGACAGTGCTATAGAAGCTCTGAGGAACTGGTGTCCCACCAATATGTTCACACCAATGAGCGACCCTTCAGATGCTCtgactgtgggactgggttcAAACGGGGAACTGACCTCACTaagcaccagcgagttcacactggggagaagccattccgCTGTTCTGAGTGTGGGAAAGGTTTCATTAGGTCATCCCAACTGCTGACACATCAGcaggttcacactggggagagaccgtttAAGTGTACAGACTGCGGGAAATGCTGTAAAACGTCCGGGGAACTGATTTCCCATCAAATTCTTCACACTGATGAGAAACCGTTCAGGTGCTCTCACTGTGGGTCTCAGTTCAGGCGATCGTTTGAACTCACTGTAcatcagcgagttcacactggggagaggccattcacttgctctgagtgtgggaagggcttcactcAGTCATCCAAATTGGCAAAACACCAGCGgtttcacacaggggagaagccattcagatGTTCCGAGTGTGGGATGGCATTCTCGGAGTCAGCCAAGCTGGTGAAACATCAGCGATTTCACACAGGGGACAGGCCGTTCAGATGTTGTGAGTGTGGGAAAGGGTTCACTGACTCATCCGACCTGCAGAAACATAAGcgaattcacacaggggagaggccattcacttgcACCaaatgtgggaagggattcattgATAGCTCTcatctgctgagacaccagcgggCTCACACTGATGAGAGACCTTTTCAATGCCCAGAGTGTTGGAAGTGGTATAAAAGTTCTGAGGACTTGATCCGTCATCAACGTGCTCACAGTAACGAGAGACCGTTTAGGTGCTCTCACTGCAGCACTGGCTTCAAGACATCATCTGAACTTGTTAGACACAAGCGCAgtcacacaggggagaagccatacATTTGTTCTGAGTGTGGGAAGAGATTTACTTATGCATCCAGCCTGCGGAAACATCAGCGTGTTCATCATTAA